The Rhizobium sp. NLR16a genomic sequence TGCGTTGCCCGGTCGGCTCAAAGCTTTCAACTGATTGTTTTGCGGGGAAGCGGCGTTGTTCGTGTGAGGACGCTCTGATGCCGACATGCGTCGATCACCGACGTCGCTTTCACAGAAAAACTTCCCGCTAAGCGCGCGCGAGACCCGCTTGGGGTCAAAAATAGGCCGGCTGGCCTAGTTGTGTACATGGCGGTCGTCGCAAGGGAAGGAGGACAACCTCTCAGCGTCAGCCACCAAGCACCTCAACGCTCAAAGCCCCGATCGCGCGTACGGGTCCCAGAAGTAGCCAACCAACATCTTCGACATTCGATCATCGCCAAGGTTACGTGCATGGCTGTCGCGGTCCATCAAGTTAGGGAAATGACACTCCAATCTCTATGGTGGGATGGAAAAATGGGCGGCTGTAAGAGCGCGGTGCAACAGATAGATGAAGACTGCATCTCGGCCCGTTTGAGAATACAGTAGCTTAATCTTCGATCGGAAAGGCAAATCCGGCTTTGACGCGGTCCATGACAACCATTGTTTTGAAACCTTTGATGTCATTGTTCTCGTAGAAGAAGCGCCGTGTGAACTGTTCGTAGTCTTCCATGTCTTTTGCTGTGACGACGAGGAGAAAATCCGCGTCGCCGGTCACGTAGTAGCCGATCATCACTTCGCGGGTGTTCTTGATTGCAGTCTTGAAGCGATCGATGATATCAGCCCTCTCTCGCTCAAGCGACACCAGAACGACGACGGTTACATGTCTGCCGACTGCCTTAGGGGACACGATTGAAATATCAGCCTCGATGACGCCCTCTGCCCGCAAGCGTTTGAGCCGGCGTTGGCAGGCAGTCGGTGAAAGATGCGCTCGTTCGGCCAATTCCTCCGACGTGAGCTTGTTGTTCTTTTGAACGGCGTTAAGAAGCGCGATGTCCGCGCGGTCGAGTTCCATGTCCGAGAAATCCTGCAGCCAGCGTTGATACTCGCAGAATTCCTGCATAGACGGCATCATATTCGCCGTCAATCTGCATCGATTTAGCATCAGATTGCCAGTGTCGAATATAGATGCGGGCGCCAGCGGAGCATATCGAGCTGCGTTTCTGTCCGCCGCTTCACATCATCGCGCTACGGAAGGGCTTGCAATGACCATCAACATCAAGGACATCGGCGAGAAGGACCGCAACTCGGTCCTGCATCCGTTCACGCAACTGAAGGACTTTGCCAGCGGCAAGCTTGGCGAGCCAACAATTGTTGAGACGGGAAAGGGTATCCGCATCCAGGACGCCCGCGGCAATCAGCTGATCGACGGCTTTGCCGGGCTTTACTGCGTCAATGTCGGTTATGGCCGCACCGAAGTAGCCGAGGCGATCTCACGCCAAGCTTACCGGCTTGCCTATTACCACTCTTATGCCGCTCACACGACCGATGAATTGGCGATCCTGTCA encodes the following:
- a CDS encoding Lrp/AsnC family transcriptional regulator; its protein translation is MELDRADIALLNAVQKNNKLTSEELAERAHLSPTACQRRLKRLRAEGVIEADISIVSPKAVGRHVTVVVLVSLERERADIIDRFKTAIKNTREVMIGYYVTGDADFLLVVTAKDMEDYEQFTRRFFYENNDIKGFKTMVVMDRVKAGFAFPIED